In Candidatus Pantoea floridensis, the genomic window TTGATAACGGTTCATCGGCGATTGAAATGACGCTGATCTTTTCCGCTATCGCCATTGCTGCCGCTATCGTACTGGGCTTTATGCTGACGCGTTCAATTGTGCGTCCGCTCAACGAAGCGGTAGAAATTGCCGGGAAAGTGGCGGCGGGCGATCTGAGCTCACACATTGAAGTTACCGGCAAAGATGAAACCGCCGTGCTGATGCAGGCGCTGCAGGCGATGAACGACAATCTTTTGACCATCGTCTCGGACGTGCGTGCGGGTTCCGATACCATCGCGGTGGCGTCAAATCAGATCTCCAGCGGCAATATCGATCTCTCCTCACGTACCGAGCAGCAGGCGAGCTCGCTGGAAGAGACGGCTTCTGCCATGGAGCAGATGACCGCCACGGTGAAACACAATGCCGAGAATGCGCGCGAAGCCAATCAACTGGTCGCCAATACCTCGAGCGTAGCCAAAGAAGGCGGCGTAGTGATGGAACAGGTGATTGAGAAGATGGAAGCCATTACCCTGTCATCGAAGAAGATCGTCGATATTATCAGCGTGATTGACTCCATTGCCTTCCAGACCAACATCTTGTCCCTCAATGCTGCCGTCGAAGCGGCGCGCGCGGGTGAACAAGGTCGCGGTTTTGCCGTGGTCGCCACCGAAGTGCGTAATCTGGCAGCACGTTCTGCTTCTGCGGCTAAAGAGATCAAGGTATTGATTGAGGATTCTGTCGCGAAAGTGGATGAAGGCAGCCGTCTGGTGACGCATGCGGGTTCCACCATTGGTGAAGTGGTCAACAGCGTAAAGAGCGTGGCGGATATTATGAGCGAAATCACCATTGCCAGCAGCGAGCAGAGCAGCGGGATCAGCGAGATAAACTCTGCGATTACGCAGATGGAAGCGGTAACGCAGCAGAACGCCGCATTGGTGCAGGAAGCCTCAGCGGCATCACAGGCGTTGCAGGAGCAGGCCGATCGTTTGGCGCAGTCAATGAGCGTGTTTAAAACGGCTGCGGTGTAAGGTTTGCCAGGTCGCCATAAATGGCGACCCTACCAAATTGTTAGGTGCGCATTAATGCGCACCTTGTTGATGACGAAGATTAATTCACCAATGAATACGCGATAGAAGAAATCGCCAGCACGCCAATCATCACCACAAATACGTTACTGATCTTACCGCTGTACTGACGCATTGCCGGCACCTTCTGGATGGCGTACATCGGCATCAGGAACAGAATCATCGCAATAATCGGCCCGCCCAGGGTTTCAATCATCCCCAAGATGCTGGGATTCAACGTCGCCACCAGCCAGGTGGTCAGCAGCATAAAGCCGGTCGTCAGACGATTCAGGCGCTGCGGCGTGACGCTTTTACCGCGGCTGCGCAGCGATTTCACCACCATGCCGTTAAAACCTTCACGGGCGCCCAGGTAGTGGCCGAGGAACGATTTGGTAATGGCGACCATCGCCACGATCGGCCCCATCCACGCAATCATCGGCACATTAAAGTGGTTCGCCAGGTAGGAGAGAATGGTGATGTTTTGATCTTTCGCCGCCTGTAAATCAGCAGGTGACAGGCTCAGCACACAGCTGAACACAAAGAACATCACCGTAAACACCATCAAAAGATGGGCATTCGCCAGGATGCGTGAACATTTCTTCTCAGCGCCATCGCCGTACTCATTACGCTTGGCGACGGCAAAAGAGGAGATGATCGGCGAGTGATTGAAGGAAAACACCATCACCGGAATCGCCAGCCATAGCGTCATCCAGATACCGCTGCCGCTCTGGCTCAGGGACAACGTTTCCAGCGCCGCGCCATGCCAGTGTGGTACCAGATAAGCCGCCAGCAGCATTAGCACGGCCACAAACGGAAACACCAGCACGCTCATGGCTTTCACAATCATCTGCTCGCCAAAGCGCACCACCGTCATCATGCCGATAATCAAAATCAGCGACAGAAGCACACGCGGCGGCGAAACCAGGCCCAGCTGATGCACGATAAAACTATCGACGGTATTGGTGATCGCCACGCTGTACATCAGCAGGATCGGATAGATAGCAAAGAAGTAGAGCAAGGTGATGATCTTGCCGGCACCGACGCCAAAGTGCTCTTCCACCACTTCGGTGATGTCTTCGCCGGGATTTTTACCGGAAAGCACAAAGCGCGTCAGCGCGCGGTGCGCATAATAGGTCATCGGAAAGGCAAGAATCGCCATAATAATCAGCGGAATCAGCCCGCCTGCACCGGCGTTAATCGGTAAAAAAAGCACGCCCGCTCCAATCGCCGTACCGTACAGACCCAGCATCCACACGGTATCACTCTTGCGCCAGCCCTTAGCTACCGTTTCAACGGTGCCAAGCGTACCGGTTTGTGAGTTGTCCATCTGTCTCTCCACAAGTTAAAGCTTAATCAACGCAGCCAAACGGTGGCTGCCAATTATGGCGCGGGCTTTGCAGCTCTGCCGTTGCGCAAAGGATGACGCTTAAAGGCCACAATTTCACGCGCCCTGATGTTTTGCACCGCAGTAAATGCACGAAACATGCGCGCAATCGATTGCATGGGGCGCTATTTGACATGAGACGCGGGATGAGTGCAAGAAGGAGTCACAATGAGGAAGCAGAAAGGTCTGGTAAGCGTGGAGAAAGGTAGGTCAGTTGCGTTAATCGGTCGCCATGAATGGCGACCCTACGTTTGATGAGCGGGGTTTTCGTAGGGTGCGCATTTATGCGCACCTGGATACAAGCGAAAGTGGCAACGGTGAGTTGTTGCCACTGATAGCGGTTTTCTCCCAAATGATTCACGCAGCCAACGCACCTGCAGCGTGAAGTATGAAGGGAGAATCAGAATGCGCGCATCCTGTAGAGAGCATAAAGAAAATAGTACGCTGTGAGAGTATTCAAATTCATAATCATGTACTTCAGTTTTTCATTTTTATTTAGCAGTATGAAAATACCTTTTGAGTATTTCCCCCGCTTAATTTCATTAATTTCCTGGGCAATATCCGCAGGTGAAAACGAAGAGTGA contains:
- a CDS encoding methyl-accepting chemotaxis protein; the protein is MLSLKNMKVGVRLGIAFGLVVALLVIVGVTSISKINTIKTGITSIVEDRYVKVRLGFDVRDGVNDQIKYLRGIVIDTTRPENNVKRYQQLADATEHTNSAMNKIKAVQVTEVGKKKIAGLLAASDKFEVEKKALLELVRAGNADAASTYVLKSITETQNAFLDSAIAFANSQSAQLEQEGTKIIDNGSSAIEMTLIFSAIAIAAAIVLGFMLTRSIVRPLNEAVEIAGKVAAGDLSSHIEVTGKDETAVLMQALQAMNDNLLTIVSDVRAGSDTIAVASNQISSGNIDLSSRTEQQASSLEETASAMEQMTATVKHNAENAREANQLVANTSSVAKEGGVVMEQVIEKMEAITLSSKKIVDIISVIDSIAFQTNILSLNAAVEAARAGEQGRGFAVVATEVRNLAARSASAAKEIKVLIEDSVAKVDEGSRLVTHAGSTIGEVVNSVKSVADIMSEITIASSEQSSGISEINSAITQMEAVTQQNAALVQEASAASQALQEQADRLAQSMSVFKTAAV
- a CDS encoding HAAAP family serine/threonine permease → MDNSQTGTLGTVETVAKGWRKSDTVWMLGLYGTAIGAGVLFLPINAGAGGLIPLIIMAILAFPMTYYAHRALTRFVLSGKNPGEDITEVVEEHFGVGAGKIITLLYFFAIYPILLMYSVAITNTVDSFIVHQLGLVSPPRVLLSLILIIGMMTVVRFGEQMIVKAMSVLVFPFVAVLMLLAAYLVPHWHGAALETLSLSQSGSGIWMTLWLAIPVMVFSFNHSPIISSFAVAKRNEYGDGAEKKCSRILANAHLLMVFTVMFFVFSCVLSLSPADLQAAKDQNITILSYLANHFNVPMIAWMGPIVAMVAITKSFLGHYLGAREGFNGMVVKSLRSRGKSVTPQRLNRLTTGFMLLTTWLVATLNPSILGMIETLGGPIIAMILFLMPMYAIQKVPAMRQYSGKISNVFVVMIGVLAISSIAYSLVN